GCCTCCTGGTAATACCCCTCAATATTGCGGGGCAAATTGTAGTGAATCACAAACCGCACATCCGGCTTATCAATCCCCATGCCAAAGGCCACGGTGGCCACCATCACCTGAACATCATCTCGAATAAACCGTTCCTGGTTGAGGGTACGGGCACTATCGCTCATGCCCGCATGGTAAGGCAAGGCACGAATGCCATCCCCCTGCAGACGGGCTGAAATTTCATTCACTTCCCGTCGACTCAGACAATAGACAATACCTGAATCCTGGCCGTGCTGACGAATCTCGCGATATAGATCGGCATAGGCCTGCCGGGACTTGGGGCGGACCTCGTAATAGAGATTGGGACGATTAAAGCTGGCAACGTGAACGAAGGGCTGTCGCAACTGCAATTGCTGAATAATATCTTGACGGACCCGCTCCGTTGCCGTCGCCGTTAAGGTATACACGGGGACTTGAGCATACCGTTGCCGTACCTCGGCCAAACGGCGATACTCAGGCCGAAAATCATGTCCCCACTCGGAAACACAATGGGCCTCATCCACCGCAAATGCGGCTAAACCCACTTGGGCCTGCACCTGATCCAATAAATTGAGGAAAGATTCATGCAGCAACCGTTCTGGCGCAACATACAGCAGCTTGATTTTTCCTGAGTAAATCTCCGAAATTCGTTGTCGTGCTGTAGCGGCATCAATACTGCTATTTAAAAAAGTTGCAGGAATATCATTGACCTGTAATGTCGTCACCTGGTCCTGCATCAGGGCAATTAAAGGGGATATCACCACCGTCAACCCAGGCAAGAGTAAACCTGGGAGCTGAAAGCAGAGGGATTTTCCACCCCCGGTCGGCATTACCACCATCAGATCTTGTTGCTGAAGGGCTGCTTCGATGACGGGGCGCTGCCCAACCCGGAACTGGTCATACCCAAAATAGTGTTTGAGGGCTTCTTCTAGGGACTTAAAGTCGGAACCAGGTGCAATAGAACTCAAGGTCATGGGCAGTATAGGGATGAAATGTGATCGAAATATTCCTCTTCACCCCAGCAATGGGTCACAATGGGGAGGGGTCCACCATCACGCTTAAGTGGGGGATATGGTTAATGCTAAGCCAAGACACCCCGATTTGAGCTAGCTTTAATCTTCACCTAAGTGGTCTTCTCTTTTTCGTCCTGGATATAACGATCTTCCATGCCCAAACGATTCTCCTGGATCATACCGAATCAACTCGCCGTGGGTTCCTTTCCCCACCAAACCACCTCTGCATCACAACTTCGACGTGAAGGGATTACTGCCGTTCTCTGCCTCAATGAAGAAGGTGAACAGCCCGTTCCCGATGATATTCAACATGGGTTTCTATGGCAGCGGGTCCCTATCCCCGATGGATTTACGGGAGGCGTTCCCTCGGAAGAGCAATTTGATAAAGCCCTCAATATCCTCAATCGTTGGCAACGCAAAGGCCATGTGGTGTATGTGCATTGCCTAGCAGGTGTAGGACGGTCTGCTTCTGTCTGTTGCCTTTACGTAGCCCAAAAGCAAGGGTTGGCCTTGGAAGATGCGATCTCATTTGTCAAAGAACAGCATCACTATGCATCCCCAGACAAAAATCAAGTCCAGGTCATGCAGTCCTATCTTGCTTCCACAGACGAGTAATGGCTTCTTTCGATCCACCATTAATCTAGATCGCCAGATTAGCCTGAAGTAAAGGGCACTTCCATGTCTATCCCCAAAGCTGATCCCCATCGGCAACGCCTGTTAGCAGAAGCTTTACAACTGGCTCGTCAAGAGGACACAAGTACTGTTTCCCAAAGATTGGCCGCCATTCAAACAGACTTACAACGCTTTACCCATCGGGTTCATCGGCAACCCATCCCCGCCCATGAAATCCCAGTCGCTGTCCGGGAAGCATTTGTAGAGGCAGCCATCAGACTCGTTCCCTACCAGGACATTGGCGGCAGCAATTGGCAAGGAACCCTCAACTCCCCCACCCTAGAGCATTATCGCCCTGATCCACTGCCAATAGTTTTGCAAGAACCCACCATAGGTTCTCAGCTATGCGAACTCTTTCAACTCTCTGATGACTTTGTGTCCCAGCTACAAGCCAGTCAGCAGCAGGTCACTGAGCGTCTAGCTCAGCAGAAACGGATCATGGCAGCAGCCATGACCTTTTTTCAGGATTCGAGCCAAGGAAGACTCAAGCTATTCCAGGCCCTATTTGGCCCCCTGGCAATCCCTGCAGAAATTATCGATTGTATCCACACTCCCCTCCAGTTCTACTTCTGTCTTCCCTATAAGGACGGCAAATTCTATAGTTCAAATCCTGATATTTCCCTTCCAGATCAACTTTCTGAGTCATTACAATCTTTCCTGCACCAACTGGATGAATTCCACTACCAGAAGTTTGATCGCTTCCCCACCTTTGGCCCTTGTCATCCTGCCCATATCGATCCTGATTGGTGCCAAGCCCTCGCCAAAGCAACCGGCGATTCCCCAACGTATATTGCCCGCGTCCTTAGTC
The genomic region above belongs to Acaryochloris sp. CCMEE 5410 and contains:
- a CDS encoding dual specificity protein phosphatase family protein yields the protein MPKRFSWIIPNQLAVGSFPHQTTSASQLRREGITAVLCLNEEGEQPVPDDIQHGFLWQRVPIPDGFTGGVPSEEQFDKALNILNRWQRKGHVVYVHCLAGVGRSASVCCLYVAQKQGLALEDAISFVKEQHHYASPDKNQVQVMQSYLASTDE